A part of Dermacentor variabilis isolate Ectoservices chromosome 10, ASM5094787v1, whole genome shotgun sequence genomic DNA contains:
- the LOC142559442 gene encoding nucleoredoxin-like protein 2 — MDLFRGKTLLKKDGTSISADASLRNKKLICIYFAAQWCPPCRAFAPLLAEAYRAAKDEGLPIEVVFVSSDRSLKDMTTSLKDHEDWPSLPYGDALQAALRARYKVAGIPTLVVVKPDGALVCANGRPDIQTKRSQAFKDWLSYI, encoded by the exons ATGGATCTGTTCCGGGGCAAGACACTGCTCAAGAAAGACGGTACGTCCATCTCGGCTGACGCCTCGCTGCGGAACAAGAAGCTCATCTGCATCTACTTTGCGGCTCAGTGGTGCCCGCCGTGCCGCGCCTTCGCGCCGCTTCTGGCCGAGGCCTACCGGGCGGCCAAGGACGAGGGACTTCCCATTGAG GTAGTGTTCGTGTCGTCGGACCGAAGTCTTAAGGACATGACCACCTCCTTGAAGGACCACGAGGACTGGCCTTCGCTTCCTTACGGTGACGCACTGCAAGC CGCTCTCAGGGCCCGCTACAAGGTCGCCGGCATACCTACGCTGGTGGTCGTCAAGCCGGACGGAGCGCTGGTGTGCGCCAATGGCAGGCCCGACATCCAGACCAAGCGCTCGCAGGCATTCAAGGACTGGTTGAGTTACATATGA